From the Lolium rigidum isolate FL_2022 unplaced genomic scaffold, APGP_CSIRO_Lrig_0.1 contig_4153_1, whole genome shotgun sequence genome, the window AACCTGATCTCCTAATCCTTGCTGCAGTCTGTGGGATTGGCAAGGCCGAGAGCAGGGCGAACCCAGCGATGCAAACCAAGGTAAATCTCTCAAACCCATACACAATATCCATGCCGCAAACTCTAGATCCCTTTTCCGCTTACCATCTCATAATTACTCTTCTCGCAGATGTTGCTAAGTTCGTGTGGGACTGCCTCAACCgggatgacgatgaagatgagCTGATGGGGCTGCTGGGGAATCAAACTCCTCTGCGGGACTGCCGCGCCTTCTTTGACATTGGTGGTAcgaagcttcttcttcttctgagaaTTATCGGTCAATGTACGCTGGATTGTTCTGCTTAAACGAATAGGCTGCTTGTTTCAGATTTCACCTGCAAGGAGACGCTGGATCCGGAGGAGTCTCGTGAGTCGAAGCGGCGGCGCGTCCTGGAGTACCCTTCTGAGTCCAGCCAACCAGAAGTTGGCGATCACGAGATGGGTTCTAATTTTGCCACATCTGAGGTGGTTCACCCGTAGCTGGCTATGTTCTAAGTTCGTCTTGTTTTGCTAGTCCTTACATAATTTTGCTGACCTGTCTCTCAGATAACAGAGACGTCATTGCTTTGCACTGATGAACTACAGACCTTAAACTGGGATGTGCAGCACAATTCAAATGATTTAGGTTCGCCCTTTTACCATATAAAATATACCTTAGTGTCCGACATCTTCCTACTGCCGTGCCTTTACTTCTTGCTGATTGGATATTTTGGCATCAGATAAGATGAGTTCCTTGTCAAATGGAGCACTCTATGACCCATCAGATACTCAGTTGGAAACTTACTCCGATGGATCTACTATGTACTTCACGCCTGAACAAATGTCCGTTCCTATCTGCTTCCGTTAAAACCTATATTTGTTTTAGCTCACATTAATTTTCAATCAATGACAATTTCCATCTTTGGTTTCTAGGCCCTCTACCCAGGAGAGTGTTACATATATTGATTGTGAGAGTGATGTGCCAGGTCAGTTCAAAGCACATTTTCTGTTGAATACAAATAAATCCGTTCATTTTTCTGTCAGAGTTTCCAGTCTATGCACTCGTTCCTCATATTGCCAAGTATTTATCCCATAGATGTTTGTAAAGAGTATTCTGTTTTGTATCTTCTATACAATTGCATCTATGCACTCGTTCCCCATACTTGTCAGTATTTGTCCAATAGATGTTTGTAAAGAGTATCCTGTTTTGTATCTTCTAGACAATTGCATTGTGATGTGCTTGCAATTGGTGCAATTTGCTGTTGCTTGGCAACCATGCAGCCTTGCTGAAACCAACTTTTGTAGCCTTGTCCAGCGTCCAGTTACTCAGTTGTTCTTCCTATCTACGACAGGAACAAGTGAGATTGTACCAGTGACAGAAAGCCTCATAATGCAGGAGACTAGGAAACTTTCTACACTCAAAGTATCTAAAGGTATTTCAGTTTGACAATATGTTATTATTTATCCACTTATCTTACATAGTTGAACCTCTAGTTCCAGAACTGTTGATCATTTGGCTCTGCTTTCCCTACTATAGCAGGAAGCTCGCTGAACTCGCTGATCAAGGTGAAGCAAAATATAACTACAACTATAGCATACCCTTTTACTCTTATCAAACCATCTTGGGAGGAAGGAGATGTCACTCTGAATGATATAAATCAGCGAATCCATGCTCCTCCAAAGCCGCCTCCAGAAAACCTGGGAACTTCAGCTTTCTCTGGTAAGCCAGTCATTGGCAAGACAAGGATCAGAACTGAGGGTGGCAAAGGCAGCATCACAATACTAAGAACGAAGGGCTGAGGACGCCACAATTTATTTAACAGCCAATCCCTCGATTGCTTTGAGAATTGGGTCATCTTGTGCAGGCCTCTATAGCTTTTCGATTTTTCCTCGTCACAGTTTTGTGGCTGTGCCATTTGTACCGAATTACTGTAGATTGCTAACTCTTTCTTCAAAGATTCAGCACTCATCTGGTGTACTTTAGTGGCATGcggctaattatatatatatggaaATTGAGAGTCAGCTTCTTCTACTGTATTCACTTCTGGTTCGTGCTGTTTGTATGGTCTATATTCTTATTAGCTGAGGATAATAGCACATCAATTATGCTCTACCGTTGAAAATTGCCTGatgattaatttttttttgtcagaCCTTTATTAAAAAAAAGCTTGATCTGATATTTTGCTGTGTTTGATTGCATCACAAGATAAACACAAAATCTGGTAGAGTTGGTGAAAAATGCAGTATGTAACTTGTGCAGAAGAATCATGATAAAAGTTTCCTGGAGAATTAATTCCTCAAATCAAATTTCCCACATAGGAATCGTTCCTCATTAAAGGCCACCTTGACAAAGGCCATGTTGCCGCACGAGGAGCTGGAATTAGTTTGCAAAAAAATTGTAGatttaatttcaaattttgaaagctAGGAAGTTGCATCTCAAGTTGTCAAGCATCAAAGCTAATGCAACGATGTCCTCCACATGTCTGACAATGGAGGGGAGCTCATCACTTAAGTAGTGAATTCAAATGCCAGGATTAGCACCAACTTTAGAACGTAAGTCCATCTTCAGCATTGACTTTTGAAAATTTCCTagttcaccatcatcatcatcatcattatcatcatcatcatcatcatcatcatcatcatcatcatcatcatcatcatcatcatcacctagCTGTCTATTTTCTCAAGGTGCAATTGTAAAAGTACTCTAGTAAGATGTCAATGGTTTGTACGACGTGTTCTACTTCTTTTTATTATTTATATGCAGCATGCTACaattaaaatttcatcattctgTTCCAACATTGCGGAGCAAACATGTACTGTAATCTTATCACTTTCTGTAGAAGCTAAAGCTCACGAATTCAGATATATCCTTTACTCATTCCAGCTTCATTGAGAATATGCCAAAACATTCAGAATACGTTTAGACTCTTCATTCGATTCAGACCAAAATCACCAAAACTTTCACAGCCGAATCAACCGCAAAGCCAATCATCAATTTGAAGTATTAAGTGCATCGGATTTGCTGAAGTAGTATGGGTGCTAGGGACATCAATTTCAGAAACATTCGACACAGACCAAAATCTTCTTTTCCAGACTAATATTTTGTGGGAATATATGTTTGTGTGGATGAAATTTATAGAAGAAAATGAATGGTTTCATCTTTGAGAAGAGCCCCCAAGTTTCAGACGTACTCAAAGCTAAAAAAAAGAGAGACAATCTTTGTAAGCTTGGATAGACTCCACGTTGTTTCCTTCTTTTTCCTTCTAGGGCTGACCCTCTCAACCCTTGGGGTTCTCTTTTTTGTACACATGGCTTGATCTGAAATAGTAATAGATATTGTctctttgtgtgtgtgtgtgtgtgtgtggtggtggtgatggtggtgggggGGTCTCCAACAGAATCTTCTCTACTATTATGGCAACACATAATCTTTATACTCATGGAACAAACATGTGTATGTTGCCCGATCGAGAGCATCATGCATCAATGGAGTAAGTAGAAGGAAGGAGAGGGGTTGACCTTGGGGCGTGCGATTAGAAGTGTGACAATGTGACATACCAATAGTCGGACTTGTAAAAGAACCCCATTGAGCATAGAGGAAGGTTTGATGAGGATGCAAACATCTGATGGCAATACAAATCGAGGAGAGAGGTAGCTAGGACATCACAGGAGAGAAAAATACCCAACGAGCCAGTGAGGATATGGGTGAGAACAATGGATGAGGGACTAATGGGTGAAGGGGATAATGACTAGCAGGGGATGCAACTAAGAGCATGGTCGAGCATTCGCACTAAGCCTAGGTGCATGCCCGTGATGAGTCGCATCCTTTTAAGAATACTTGAGGATGAGATCATCTATCCAAAACCACTGAATATGAATTTATTATGCAACCTATGATAACTGTCTAACGTTCATGCTTTTTCTCTATACTTTGAGGAGATGGAAGACACAACTGTACCAACCAATGCAACAACAACGACAACTTTGAATAGCCTATGACAACAATGACAAAGAAGTGGTCATCGTGATAAATTTATATGGGTGCCTCGCTAGGATGAGTTAAGGGCACATGGACATGGCGGAAATTGGTAGTAACACGTATTTCTTGTTAGTGGGCTTCTTTTACCTAATAATGGGTCCTTGACATATTTCCCCCTTAAATCTAGGACTTTAATCCTTCTTTTTTTATTAGTAAAATCTGAAGTTTTTTTAAAAAGATGAGCGTCCTGATGTTCCTAGCATTTGCACATATACATTTAGTCAAAACTAGCTAAAAATATACCAAATTTCGAAAATCGATTGGAACAGGAGTAGAGCTCTTCGAAACTTCCGTTAAACATGTTTTTTGCaaataaaaagataaaaataATGGGATACCGTCACACTTGCCAACTTTTGGACCTAACGTAACGGCTCTAGAGCacgtatttttttgtttttggcaAGGTAGAGCACGCTGCACGTATCTTGCAGACTTGCAGTTGCAACTTGCAGTCGCAACACCGAAACCGTAGCAAATCTGGGCCGCACATCAAGCAGGACAGAATCCTCTGGCCTCACCACACCAAAACCCTAGCCCGCACAtcctccctctcccctctcctccccatCCTCCTCGCGCCGTCCCTCCGAGCCCTCTCcgccccgccccgcgccgccgacCACCGAGCGCAGCCATGGCGAACCGTAAGCGACGCGAACACCATCTTCTCTGTTCCGCTTCATCATGCCCTATCTTATTGCTCGCTCTTAACTCTGGATGCCATCGGGTGGCTGATCTGCAGCAGCGGCCGCAGGGAAGTCGTTCCTCCAGGCCATGACGGCGGTCACcgaggaggcggcgccgccgctccgcGCCGTCCAGATGGAGGGCCTGGTAATTGCTCTCGATCTCCCCCACCCCCACCTTCGCGTTCGCTCGGCGGAGTCTCGCGTTGCGTCCTCTCTGTTAGCTCGTTTGATTTGGGCCGCTGACGCGCGAGAGGAAAGTAGTGGAAACTCCCGCGTTTCGACGGATCTGTTTGTGTGGCGAAGCTCGCGCTACTTCTGTTTTATTCCCGTCCTCCCACAAGCACACCCCTACAAAAACGGTTTTACTCAGCATATAGGTTGGGGTGTGATGCTGGTTTTGCATCCGGGAAGTCCACCAGATGGACGCTGTTTCCTTGTGTACTATATCTCACCCAGTAGAAGTGCCACATTTCAGTTCACTTCCATGTTTCCCTCTTGACATTCATGAGAATAATTCCTCGGAGTAAACTTTCGAGCTTATTGGGACATCAATCTTCTGATTAGTAGTATGTTTGCGCATGTAAAAACACCGGAATTTGTGCTAGGAGTACTTATCTTTTGTATGTATAGTGTTAAAATTCAGTTCAACATAGTATCTCAGGGTTCTAGGAATATGATTAATATTGTTTTTTCTTTAACTCCAGATAGCTGTTCTAGTTTCAGATGTTATTCCAAGCCCAATCCTGTTAAACCAAAATATCTACTAGTCTAAAAAAAACCTACAAATGGTTGACATCGAACCAAAACTTTCACCTGGTTTTAAGCAAGTTTCATCAGCTACAATATACTATCAGTGGAGCAGTTGATTTCCATGACAAGCAACTGACCTCTGTTATACAGACTGGTGTAACTTCTTCTCGTTATCATTTGTTTGGATCTTACTATGCAGGCTGTCTTGAAGATCATTAAGCACTGTGAGGAGTTTGCGCCTGCTCT encodes:
- the LOC124681389 gene encoding protein XRI1-like, giving the protein MDPSRADAGGGGGQGDGNDPILWDWQGREQGEPSDANQDVAKFVWDCLNRDDDEDELMGLLGNQTPLRDCRAFFDIGDFTCKETLDPEESRESKRRRVLEYPSESSQPEVGDHEMGSNFATSEITETSLLCTDELQTLNWDVQHNSNDLDKMSSLSNGALYDPSDTQLETYSDGSTMYFTPEQMPSTQESVTYIDCESDVPGTSEIVPVTESLIMQETRKLSTLKVSKGSSLNSLIKVKQNITTTIAYPFTLIKPSWEEGDVTLNDINQRIHAPPKPPPENLGTSAFSGKPVIGKTRIRTEGGKGSITILRTKG